A window from Leptothermofonsia sichuanensis E412 encodes these proteins:
- the kaiC gene encoding circadian clock protein KaiC, protein MTQLNQTTQENESNTVGVRKIRTLIEGFDDISHGGLPVGRTTLVSGTSGTGKTLLAVQFLYNGIIHFDEPGIFVTFEESPTDIIKNAFSFGWDLQKFVNEGKLFILDASPDPEGQEIAGSFDLSALIERIQYAIRKYKAKRVSIDSVTAVFQQYDAVSVVRREIFRLVARLKQVGATTIMTTERVDEYGPVARFGVEEFVSDNVAIIRNVLEGERRRRTIEILKLRGTTHMKGEYPFTITNQGINIFPLGAMRLTQRSSNVRVSSGVKTLDNMCGGGFFKDSIILATGATGTGKTLLVSKFLQDACTRGERAMLFAYEESRAQLSRNAYSWGIDFEDLEQKGLLKILCAYPESSGLEDHLQIIKQEIADFQPSRIAIDSLSALARGVSNNAFRQFVIGVTGFAKQEEITGFFTNTTDQFMGSHSITDSHISTITDTILMLQYVEIRGEMSRAINVFKMRGSWHDKGIREYNITEHGPEIKDSFSNFERIISGSPTRISVDEKSELSRIMKGVQRDGE, encoded by the coding sequence ATGACTCAGTTAAATCAAACAACCCAGGAAAACGAGTCTAATACAGTCGGCGTTCGAAAAATCCGTACCCTGATTGAAGGGTTTGATGATATCAGCCACGGAGGATTACCCGTAGGGCGCACCACTCTGGTGAGTGGTACATCCGGTACCGGTAAAACCCTGCTGGCTGTTCAATTTCTTTACAACGGAATTATTCATTTTGATGAACCTGGAATTTTTGTTACCTTTGAAGAATCTCCTACTGATATCATTAAAAACGCCTTTAGTTTTGGTTGGGACTTACAAAAGTTTGTCAACGAAGGCAAGCTATTCATTCTAGATGCCTCTCCTGACCCAGAAGGGCAGGAAATTGCTGGGAGCTTTGATCTATCGGCTTTGATTGAGCGTATCCAGTACGCCATCCGCAAATACAAAGCCAAACGGGTTTCCATTGATTCAGTCACCGCTGTCTTTCAACAATATGATGCGGTATCGGTTGTCCGGCGAGAAATTTTTCGTCTGGTCGCTCGCTTAAAGCAGGTGGGAGCAACTACCATCATGACCACAGAGCGGGTGGATGAGTATGGACCCGTTGCCCGGTTTGGGGTGGAAGAGTTTGTGTCTGACAATGTGGCGATTATTCGCAATGTTTTGGAAGGAGAACGTCGCCGCCGCACCATTGAAATTCTGAAGTTGCGCGGAACTACCCATATGAAAGGGGAGTATCCCTTCACCATCACGAATCAGGGCATTAATATCTTCCCTTTAGGAGCCATGCGATTGACTCAGCGATCCTCCAATGTCCGCGTTTCTTCCGGGGTCAAAACCCTGGACAATATGTGTGGAGGCGGGTTTTTCAAGGACTCGATCATTCTGGCAACGGGGGCAACGGGTACAGGCAAAACACTGCTGGTCAGCAAGTTTTTGCAGGATGCCTGCACGCGAGGCGAACGGGCGATGCTGTTTGCCTATGAAGAGTCGCGCGCCCAACTGTCTCGTAATGCCTATTCCTGGGGGATTGATTTTGAAGATTTGGAGCAAAAGGGATTGCTCAAAATTCTCTGCGCCTACCCGGAATCTTCCGGTTTAGAAGATCATTTGCAAATCATCAAGCAAGAGATTGCCGATTTTCAACCTTCCCGCATCGCGATCGATTCCCTTTCAGCCCTGGCACGGGGGGTCAGTAACAATGCTTTCCGGCAGTTTGTCATTGGGGTAACGGGCTTTGCCAAACAGGAAGAGATTACTGGCTTTTTTACCAACACCACAGATCAATTTATGGGATCACACTCCATTACCGATTCCCATATCTCCACAATTACAGACACGATCTTGATGCTGCAATACGTGGAAATTCGGGGTGAAATGTCCCGCGCCATCAACGTTTTCAAAATGCGCGGCTCCTGGCACGATAAGGGTATCCGTGAGTACAACATTACAGAACATGGTCCTGAAATCAAGGACTCCTTCAGCAACTTTGAGCGAATTATCAGTGGTTCTCCAACCCGAATTTCGGTGGATGAGAAGAGTGAACTGTCTCGTATCATGAAGGGTGTGCAGCGGGATGGAGAATAG
- a CDS encoding response regulator: protein MNRLDSDRPKVLVVDDHPASRMTAVALLSVEGYDVLEAESGPDALESVLSGNPDLILLDVMMPGMDGFEVCRWLKQDEQTRLTPVVFVTALDDRRARLKGIEAGGDDFLTKPFDQLELSARVKSLIRQKRLNEDLDHAEQVLFSIARTVESRDPNTGDHCERLVKLGKAFGEFLGLSRTEIRDLMWGGYLHDIGKVGIPDAILLKPGKFTPEEWKIMQQHVLIGEKICQPLRTMRGVIPIIRCHHERWDGTGYPDGLAGDQIPFLAQVFQVIDIYDALTSERPYKKAFTPEEALTILEEETAKGWRNPDLVQKFKEFIQISEMRCSELPRDVEKLPQAV, encoded by the coding sequence GTGAACCGCCTCGATTCAGACCGTCCCAAAGTCCTTGTTGTCGATGATCATCCCGCTAGCCGCATGACGGCAGTTGCGCTGCTGTCCGTTGAAGGGTATGACGTTTTAGAAGCAGAGAGTGGACCAGATGCTCTGGAATCTGTTCTTTCCGGCAATCCTGACCTGATTTTGCTGGATGTGATGATGCCCGGAATGGATGGGTTTGAGGTTTGTCGCTGGCTCAAACAGGATGAGCAAACCCGGTTAACCCCGGTTGTATTTGTAACTGCCCTGGACGATCGCCGCGCCCGCTTAAAGGGCATCGAGGCAGGGGGAGATGACTTTCTGACCAAGCCGTTTGATCAGCTTGAACTGTCTGCACGGGTCAAGTCCCTGATTCGCCAAAAACGGTTGAATGAAGACCTGGACCATGCAGAACAGGTACTTTTTTCAATCGCCCGCACCGTTGAAAGCCGTGACCCGAATACGGGCGATCACTGTGAGCGCCTGGTAAAGCTAGGTAAGGCATTTGGTGAATTCTTAGGACTATCTCGTACCGAAATTCGCGATTTAATGTGGGGTGGTTATCTGCATGACATTGGCAAAGTTGGCATTCCAGATGCCATTCTGCTGAAGCCAGGCAAGTTCACTCCCGAAGAATGGAAGATCATGCAGCAACATGTTCTGATCGGTGAGAAAATTTGCCAGCCATTGCGGACCATGCGTGGGGTAATTCCAATTATTCGCTGCCATCATGAGCGATGGGATGGAACAGGCTATCCCGACGGGTTAGCAGGGGATCAAATTCCTTTTCTGGCACAAGTGTTCCAGGTTATTGATATCTATGATGCACTCACCAGTGAGCGCCCCTACAAGAAGGCATTTACCCCTGAAGAAGCCCTGACCATTTTGGAAGAAGAAACGGCTAAAGGGTGGCGCAATCCAGATCTGGTCCAGAAGTTTAAAGAGTTCATTCAAATCAGTGAAATGAGATGCTCTGAACTTCCAAGGGATGTGGAGAAGCTGCCTCAGGCGGTTTAG
- the kaiB gene encoding circadian clock protein KaiB, with protein sequence MSPVKKTYVLKLYVAGNTPNSVRALKTLNDILEEDFQGVYALKVIDVLKNPQLAEEDKILATPTLAKILPPPVRKIIGDLSNREKVLIGLDLLYEELRDDGFELEE encoded by the coding sequence ATGAGTCCTGTAAAGAAAACCTACGTCCTCAAACTTTACGTTGCGGGAAACACCCCCAATTCCGTCCGGGCACTGAAGACCCTCAACGACATTTTGGAAGAGGATTTTCAGGGAGTTTATGCTCTCAAAGTGATTGATGTGCTCAAGAACCCTCAACTGGCTGAAGAAGACAAAATCCTGGCAACGCCTACCCTGGCAAAGATTTTGCCTCCTCCGGTCCGAAAAATTATTGGCGATCTTTCTAACCGAGAAAAAGTGTTGATTGGCTTAGATTTACTTTACGAAGAACTTCGGGATGATGGGTTTGAACTCGAAGAGTAG
- a CDS encoding DUF502 domain-containing protein — translation MLQRFKQDLKNDLIAGLLVIIPLATTIWLTYTVSTWVINFLTRIPKQLNPLDNLHPVLLNLLNLLIGLAVPLSLILLIGLMARNFVGRWLLDFGERLLQAIPLAGSVYKTLKQLLETLLRDSSNRFRRVVLVEYPRNGVWSLGFVTGVVSGEFQAHFPGQMLGVFIPTTPNPTTGWYAVVPEEAVINLSMSIEDAFKVIISGGIVSPEVPSPASLPVLDKHPLSPFLEKSRTAIALEEDV, via the coding sequence GTGCTCCAACGCTTTAAGCAAGACCTCAAAAATGACTTGATTGCAGGGTTGCTTGTGATTATTCCACTGGCAACAACAATCTGGCTGACGTATACAGTTTCGACCTGGGTAATCAATTTCCTGACCCGCATCCCCAAGCAGTTGAATCCACTTGACAATCTGCATCCGGTTCTGTTGAACCTGCTCAACCTCCTGATAGGGCTTGCCGTTCCGCTGTCTTTGATTCTCTTGATCGGCTTGATGGCAAGGAACTTTGTTGGGCGCTGGTTGCTTGACTTTGGAGAGCGTCTCTTACAGGCTATTCCTCTGGCTGGCTCTGTTTACAAGACTCTCAAGCAACTGCTGGAAACTCTGTTAAGAGATTCCAGTAACCGCTTTCGCCGGGTTGTGCTGGTAGAGTATCCCCGCAATGGTGTATGGTCCCTTGGTTTTGTCACAGGTGTCGTGAGTGGCGAATTTCAAGCTCATTTTCCAGGGCAAATGTTAGGGGTGTTTATCCCGACCACACCCAACCCTACAACGGGCTGGTATGCGGTGGTCCCAGAAGAAGCCGTGATTAATCTCTCAATGTCGATTGAAGATGCCTTCAAGGTAATCATTTCTGGTGGGATTGTCAGCCCTGAAGTTCCATCTCCGGCTTCTCTGCCGGTTTTGGATAAGCATCCTCTCAGTCCTTTTCTGGAGAAGAGTCGCACTGCGATCGCCCTCGAAGAGGATGTTTAA
- the pgl gene encoding 6-phosphogluconolactonase — translation MNKLVEVLPDQAALVQRALDVVLDKIRQAIAERGQCTIALAGGSTPKPLYEKLAVQDLPWRGIHVFWGDERYVPPDHPDSNQGMARRAWLDQVPIPTANIHPMSTDEADPAIAASQHEAELEEFFQVQPGEFPTFDIILLGIGDDGHTASLFPHTEALQVRDRLVTVGNKDGQPRLTFTAPLINHANTVVFMVAGAGKRHALGEIFAADADATTYPARLIQPQGELWWLLDQAAGEGIGG, via the coding sequence ATGAATAAATTGGTTGAGGTGTTGCCAGATCAGGCAGCGCTGGTTCAAAGGGCGCTGGATGTGGTGCTGGACAAGATTCGGCAGGCGATCGCCGAACGGGGGCAATGCACCATTGCCCTGGCGGGTGGCAGTACCCCCAAACCTCTGTATGAAAAGCTGGCAGTCCAGGATCTTCCCTGGCGGGGTATTCATGTCTTTTGGGGAGATGAGCGTTACGTTCCACCCGACCATCCCGATAGCAATCAGGGCATGGCCCGGCGGGCCTGGTTGGATCAGGTGCCAATCCCGACAGCCAATATTCATCCCATGTCTACAGACGAAGCCGACCCGGCGATCGCCGCCAGCCAGCATGAAGCTGAACTGGAAGAGTTCTTCCAGGTACAGCCCGGTGAGTTTCCCACCTTCGATATCATTCTGCTGGGAATCGGAGATGATGGGCATACGGCATCCCTCTTTCCTCATACAGAGGCATTACAGGTACGCGATCGCCTGGTGACGGTGGGCAACAAGGACGGTCAACCCCGCCTCACCTTTACCGCCCCCTTGATTAACCATGCCAACACAGTGGTTTTTATGGTGGCAGGGGCAGGCAAACGTCATGCCCTGGGTGAGATCTTTGCCGCCGATGCAGATGCAACTACCTATCCCGCTCGTCTGATTCAGCCCCAGGGAGAACTCTGGTGGTTACTGGATCAGGCAGCCGGGGAAGGGATTGGGGGATAG
- a CDS encoding M20/M25/M40 family metallo-hydrolase produces MKERLRSHLTQIVRERDPYLATEGHFYVQEYIRQQFEQWGIVETHQFVVRTRTHTNLILNLPAQPGRGQQPPILIGAHYDAVPGTPGADDNASGVAALLELARSLATQPARYPVRLLAFDLEEYGLSGSTAYAEGLWQDNQPIRLMLSLEMLGYCTHEPHSQNYPPGLQYFYPNQGNFIGLIGNLGTIPDLIRLCRGMDRAGVRSRWLPAGKRGMMIPATRLSDHAPFWDRGYRAIMVTDTAFMRNPHYHKPSDRLETLDLDFLTRICQGLIHGICQL; encoded by the coding sequence TTGAAAGAAAGGTTGCGATCGCACCTGACCCAGATTGTCCGGGAACGAGATCCCTACCTGGCAACGGAAGGACATTTCTATGTGCAGGAGTATATCCGGCAGCAGTTCGAGCAATGGGGAATCGTTGAAACCCACCAGTTCGTGGTCCGAACCCGCACCCATACCAATCTGATCTTGAACCTGCCTGCCCAGCCGGGACGAGGGCAGCAACCTCCGATTCTCATCGGTGCTCACTATGATGCGGTACCGGGAACGCCAGGGGCAGATGACAATGCCAGTGGTGTAGCCGCACTGCTGGAACTGGCGCGATCGCTGGCGACCCAACCGGCACGCTACCCGGTGCGCCTGCTTGCCTTTGATCTGGAAGAATATGGCCTGTCGGGTAGTACTGCTTATGCGGAAGGGCTATGGCAGGACAACCAACCTATCCGCCTCATGCTTTCCCTGGAAATGCTGGGCTATTGCACCCATGAACCCCACTCCCAAAACTATCCACCCGGACTCCAATACTTCTATCCGAATCAGGGCAACTTCATTGGACTGATCGGCAATTTAGGCACCATTCCTGATTTGATTCGCCTTTGCCGTGGAATGGATCGGGCAGGGGTACGCAGCCGCTGGCTACCCGCCGGAAAGCGCGGCATGATGATCCCGGCCACCCGTTTAAGTGACCATGCCCCGTTCTGGGATCGGGGCTACCGGGCAATTATGGTAACTGACACTGCTTTTATGCGGAACCCCCATTACCATAAACCGAGCGATCGCCTGGAAACCCTCGACCTCGATTTCCTCACCCGCATCTGCCAGGGACTCATACACGGCATTTGCCAGCTATAG
- the nusB gene encoding transcription antitermination factor NusB: MQARRIARELALLSISQMPANQERLEAQDLQSVLIAAVRTLTTEAQDALETASAELQQSNARLLSSETRATDVQSARAMVTEAIELTQTAINRLGLAMEVPEFIQLTNQKEVRSYTLEIIRTLKTNRGKIDQILSRALVDWQLSRLAWIDRDILRIAVTEILFLGVPDRVAINEAVELAKRYSGEDGHRFINGVMRRVAEQIKAELPSSS, from the coding sequence ATGCAGGCCCGTCGAATCGCTCGTGAACTGGCACTCCTCAGTATTAGCCAAATGCCTGCCAATCAGGAGCGCCTCGAAGCTCAGGACTTGCAGAGCGTACTGATTGCTGCTGTGCGCACCCTGACGACTGAAGCACAGGATGCCTTAGAAACGGCATCCGCCGAATTGCAACAGAGCAATGCCCGTCTGTTGAGCAGCGAAACTCGTGCCACGGATGTGCAGAGTGCAAGGGCAATGGTGACTGAGGCAATCGAACTGACCCAGACCGCCATCAATCGCCTGGGGCTGGCAATGGAGGTGCCAGAATTCATTCAACTCACCAACCAGAAAGAGGTGCGATCATACACCCTGGAAATTATCCGCACCTTAAAAACTAACCGGGGAAAAATAGATCAAATTTTATCGCGGGCATTAGTGGACTGGCAGCTTTCTCGGCTTGCCTGGATTGATCGGGATATTCTGCGGATCGCCGTCACAGAAATTCTGTTTTTGGGAGTCCCTGATCGCGTTGCCATCAATGAAGCTGTCGAACTGGCGAAACGATACAGTGGTGAGGATGGGCACCGCTTTATCAATGGCGTCATGAGACGGGTGGCAGAACAAATTAAGGCAGAATTGCCGTCAAGTAGTTAA
- the ftsY gene encoding signal recognition particle-docking protein FtsY: MAFDWFRRRFNQQDEEVPAAEPAEAKAEQVESEQSEPEPQEGAAPTGVSEDYLSWAKAAYQNIQKRQQAEAATPAIAPSETPAIAAEIPVTEPKPAIAEPEIVVPEPVDQSAVIEAEQPSQATIPPPIEPVTGQVEEPAPTELPTGLEEPPPEISGTAQDTSGNLVSSEELPYPEVETPSSEILESAAESAPEAEIPSPEPALSVPEALAETIPPPVEPPAEPATPLPFWAESEAERQARLERLKETAIVEPEPETVSSAVVEVPVESPAEPPEDLILDEGFLWSAEVLAAQGRRPDQVSLEEITWLKRLRQGLDKTRRGLVNQLRAIVGQGPLNQDAVSEIEAALLQADVGVAATDAIIEALQQKLRDEVLPPDAALSYLKQILRDMLDAPLNEANYFFAPQKDILNIWLITGVNGAGKTTTIGKLAHIAQKSGYKCLIAAADTFRAAAVEQVKVWGGRSGVEVIANPGQNTDPAAVVFDAIAAAQARGTELLLVDTAGRLQNKKNLMDELSKIRRIIDKKADKAVVESLLVLDATLGQNGLRQAEVFSEVAQLSGVVLTKLDGTAKGGIALAVVQQLGIPIRFIGAGEGIEDLRPFSSYEFIEALLSG, encoded by the coding sequence ATGGCGTTTGATTGGTTTCGACGGCGATTTAATCAGCAGGATGAGGAGGTTCCGGCAGCGGAGCCTGCGGAGGCTAAAGCTGAACAGGTTGAATCTGAGCAGTCGGAGCCAGAACCCCAGGAAGGGGCTGCCCCTACCGGAGTTTCTGAAGATTACCTGAGCTGGGCAAAGGCGGCTTACCAGAACATCCAAAAGCGGCAACAGGCTGAAGCGGCAACCCCGGCGATCGCCCCCTCAGAGACACCGGCGATCGCGGCTGAAATCCCTGTGACTGAACCGAAACCAGCGATCGCTGAACCGGAAATAGTTGTCCCTGAACCTGTAGACCAGTCCGCTGTCATTGAAGCTGAGCAGCCCTCCCAGGCGACCATTCCCCCTCCGATTGAACCGGTCACCGGGCAGGTGGAAGAACCTGCCCCTACCGAACTGCCGACTGGACTGGAGGAACCCCCGCCAGAAATCTCAGGGACAGCCCAGGACACTTCAGGGAACCTGGTTTCTTCAGAGGAGCTACCGTATCCTGAGGTTGAGACGCCCTCTTCTGAAATCCTGGAGTCAGCAGCAGAATCAGCACCGGAAGCTGAAATCCCTTCACCAGAACCAGCGCTTTCTGTGCCAGAAGCCCTTGCCGAAACCATTCCCCCACCCGTCGAACCTCCAGCCGAACCGGCTACTCCCCTGCCTTTCTGGGCAGAATCAGAAGCCGAACGGCAGGCGCGACTAGAGCGGTTGAAGGAGACGGCCATTGTTGAACCCGAACCTGAAACCGTCTCTTCAGCCGTTGTTGAGGTTCCTGTAGAATCGCCAGCTGAACCGCCAGAAGACCTGATCCTGGATGAGGGCTTTCTCTGGTCAGCAGAGGTGCTGGCAGCCCAGGGCAGACGACCCGACCAGGTTTCTCTGGAAGAGATTACCTGGCTCAAGCGCCTGCGCCAGGGGTTGGACAAAACCCGTAGGGGGCTGGTCAACCAGCTGCGGGCGATCGTGGGTCAGGGACCCCTGAATCAGGATGCGGTGTCAGAAATTGAAGCCGCACTCCTGCAAGCAGATGTTGGAGTAGCCGCTACAGATGCCATCATCGAAGCCTTGCAGCAAAAACTCCGGGATGAAGTGCTTCCCCCCGATGCCGCCCTCTCTTACCTGAAGCAAATTCTGCGGGATATGCTGGATGCCCCCCTGAACGAGGCCAACTACTTTTTTGCTCCGCAAAAGGACATTTTGAATATCTGGCTGATTACAGGCGTCAATGGTGCCGGAAAAACTACCACCATTGGTAAACTGGCCCACATTGCTCAGAAGTCAGGCTACAAGTGTTTAATTGCGGCGGCGGACACCTTCCGGGCAGCGGCAGTCGAACAGGTCAAAGTTTGGGGAGGACGCAGCGGTGTTGAGGTGATTGCCAATCCTGGGCAGAATACTGATCCGGCGGCAGTCGTGTTTGATGCGATCGCGGCTGCCCAGGCGAGGGGAACCGAGCTACTTCTGGTGGATACGGCTGGACGGCTACAGAATAAAAAGAACTTAATGGACGAACTCAGTAAAATTCGACGGATTATCGATAAGAAGGCAGATAAGGCTGTCGTTGAGTCCCTCCTGGTACTGGATGCAACCCTGGGTCAAAATGGTTTGCGGCAGGCAGAGGTATTTTCTGAGGTTGCCCAACTCAGCGGGGTTGTGCTGACTAAGCTGGATGGTACGGCGAAAGGAGGGATTGCCCTTGCTGTCGTTCAACAATTGGGGATTCCCATCCGCTTCATTGGCGCGGGGGAAGGGATTGAAGACCTGCGACCTTTCTCCAGCTACGAATTTATTGAAGCCTTATTGAGTGGCTAA
- a CDS encoding HpsJ family protein, which yields MKSPTLTPLTSFILKLVGIVLILSYLIDLVLYLTAANFQNNQWTMTFTTQLVDRGFIPLAGLALLFAGFWVEATTESAKNRSQGLKLAALWLASVFGLMFLLFVPLNVNATRLAAEEQVAKIGQQATDAESQLSAQVQQFRAQIDPQLAMLDQAIQTGQLQGDQLAQAKQQQAELQKLKSDPKALDARIAPERNKKLKEIQEQKKQLEEQTYRGALQTGLRVGLISLLLAIVYALIGWTGLRQMFYQANHEH from the coding sequence ATGAAATCGCCCACTCTTACGCCCCTGACCTCCTTTATCCTAAAGCTAGTCGGAATCGTCCTGATCCTGTCTTATCTGATCGATCTGGTGCTTTATTTGACAGCCGCCAATTTCCAGAACAACCAGTGGACGATGACATTTACCACCCAGTTAGTTGACCGGGGGTTCATTCCTCTGGCTGGTTTAGCGTTGTTATTTGCGGGTTTTTGGGTTGAAGCCACCACTGAATCCGCTAAAAACCGTTCCCAGGGACTGAAACTGGCTGCCCTCTGGCTTGCCAGCGTTTTTGGGTTGATGTTTCTCCTGTTTGTGCCGCTGAATGTGAACGCTACCCGTCTGGCGGCTGAAGAACAGGTGGCTAAAATTGGGCAGCAAGCCACCGATGCTGAAAGCCAGCTTAGCGCTCAGGTGCAGCAATTCAGGGCACAGATCGACCCTCAACTGGCAATGCTTGACCAGGCAATTCAAACCGGGCAACTCCAGGGAGATCAACTGGCACAGGCAAAGCAACAGCAAGCAGAACTGCAAAAGCTGAAATCTGACCCGAAAGCCCTGGATGCCAGAATTGCCCCTGAACGAAATAAGAAACTCAAAGAAATTCAGGAGCAGAAGAAGCAGTTAGAAGAACAGACCTACCGGGGGGCACTGCAAACGGGTTTGCGGGTTGGACTGATCAGTTTGCTGCTGGCAATCGTCTATGCTCTGATTGGCTGGACTGGCCTGCGTCAAATGTTTTACCAGGCGAACCATGAGCACTGA
- the pyrR gene encoding bifunctional pyr operon transcriptional regulator/uracil phosphoribosyltransferase PyrR, with protein sequence MSTEIVEILSAEELRRTVTRLASQVVERGGDLSRLVLIGIYTRGVSLASLLAKQIEALEQVEVPVGSLDITFYRDDLDKIGLRTPAKTNIPFDLSGKTVVLVDDVIFKGRTIRAALNAVNDYGRPETIRLVVLVDRGHRELPIHPDFTGKQLPTAQEEQVKVYLQDVDGRDGVELLRAQDRR encoded by the coding sequence ATGTCCACAGAAATTGTTGAAATTCTTTCGGCAGAAGAGTTGCGTCGAACCGTGACACGGCTTGCTTCCCAGGTCGTAGAGCGGGGAGGGGATCTTTCCAGACTCGTTCTGATAGGGATTTATACCCGTGGTGTCAGTCTGGCATCTCTGTTGGCAAAACAAATTGAAGCCCTGGAGCAGGTTGAGGTGCCTGTTGGGTCCTTAGATATTACATTTTATCGAGATGATCTGGACAAGATCGGGTTACGGACGCCCGCGAAAACGAATATTCCATTCGACCTGTCTGGTAAAACAGTAGTACTGGTCGATGATGTCATTTTCAAGGGACGGACCATTCGGGCAGCCCTGAACGCAGTCAATGACTATGGCAGACCGGAGACAATTCGTCTGGTGGTGCTGGTCGATCGCGGTCATCGTGAACTTCCCATCCACCCAGATTTTACTGGCAAGCAACTTCCCACTGCCCAGGAAGAGCAGGTCAAAGTCTATCTCCAGGACGTTGACGGACGCGACGGTGTGGAACTGCTGCGGGCACAGGACAGGAGGTGA
- the fni gene encoding type 2 isopentenyl-diphosphate Delta-isomerase, with the protein METQSRKAEHLRICLDEDVQFRQTSSGFERYRFTHCCLPELDRCDIDLSTLFLGKPLSAPILISSMTGGTDLAKTINSRLAAIAQHYQLAMGVGSQRVAVENPDVAATFAVRSLAPTIPLFANLGAVQLNYRYGLDECLKVIDLLEADALILHLNPLQECVQAKGDTNFRGLLDRIGVICEQLPVPVIVKEVGNGISGAMADKLIAAGVAAIDVAGAGGTSWAKVEGERAKDSRQRRLGQTFADWGIPTADCITAIRATAPSVPLIASGGVRNGLDVAKAIALGADLAGMALPFLQAANESEAALHELVEVLLAELVTAMFCTGSQRLQDLRSPGVLEKF; encoded by the coding sequence ATGGAAACCCAGAGCCGAAAAGCAGAACATTTACGGATCTGTCTGGATGAAGACGTACAGTTTCGCCAGACCAGCAGTGGCTTTGAGCGTTATCGATTCACTCATTGCTGCCTGCCAGAGCTTGATCGCTGTGACATCGATTTGAGTACTCTATTTCTGGGTAAACCCTTAAGCGCCCCCATTCTAATTTCCTCTATGACAGGAGGAACGGATCTGGCGAAGACAATTAACAGCCGTCTGGCCGCGATCGCCCAGCACTACCAGTTGGCGATGGGAGTAGGCTCTCAGCGCGTGGCTGTGGAGAACCCCGATGTGGCCGCAACGTTTGCAGTGCGATCGCTGGCTCCCACGATTCCTCTGTTTGCCAACCTGGGAGCGGTGCAATTGAACTACCGCTATGGTCTGGATGAGTGCCTGAAAGTCATTGATCTGCTGGAAGCTGATGCCTTGATTCTGCACCTGAACCCATTGCAGGAGTGCGTTCAGGCAAAAGGCGATACCAACTTCCGGGGATTGCTGGATCGGATTGGGGTTATCTGCGAACAGCTCCCCGTACCTGTGATTGTCAAAGAAGTGGGCAATGGCATTTCAGGCGCAATGGCAGACAAATTAATTGCGGCTGGTGTTGCGGCAATTGATGTTGCTGGGGCGGGGGGCACGTCCTGGGCAAAGGTAGAAGGGGAACGGGCAAAGGATAGCCGCCAGCGACGGTTGGGGCAAACCTTTGCCGACTGGGGAATCCCAACTGCGGATTGTATTACAGCCATTCGGGCTACTGCTCCTTCAGTTCCCCTGATTGCATCCGGGGGGGTGCGGAATGGACTGGATGTCGCCAAAGCGATCGCCCTGGGAGCAGACCTGGCAGGGATGGCACTCCCTTTTCTGCAAGCTGCCAATGAATCAGAAGCGGCACTGCATGAACTGGTCGAAGTGTTACTGGCAGAGTTGGTCACAGCCATGTTCTGCACAGGTAGTCAGCGCCTGCAAGATCTGCGATCGCCCGGCGTGTTGGAAAAATTTTAA